The following are encoded together in the Deltaproteobacteria bacterium genome:
- a CDS encoding sigma-54-dependent Fis family transcriptional regulator — MQLLVVDDDLAVATVLGALLKQAGYRFRHAASGETGLEALERGAFDGVICDLQLPGIQGLEVLGAIRKRWPELPVVMLTAHGSVPVAVEAMRAGAADFLLKPFDREALLFVLEKALAVHAAGHEASCAEATSRGGDGGERESELLGDSPPMQELRRVIARLAPTDSTVLIQGETGTGKELVARELHRLSRRSRGALVAVHCAGLPEALLESELFGYEKGAFTGAACRKPGRVELAQGGTLFLDEIGELGPAMQVKLLRLLQERRFERLGGLESVVADVRFLAATHRDLAQEVARGGFREDLYYRLSVVPLTVPPLRERGKDLRALAVRFCAEVARSTGRGGVRLTDGAQAALEAELWRGNVRQLRNIVERMVVLGDGEVIDSDAVRAALTWAGSPVSAVAGPPGSPATSSAPRTLEAQRGEAERAALLQALARSGNNRSLAARVLGISRRTLYNKLAEHGLLDEA; from the coding sequence ATGCAGCTTCTCGTCGTGGATGACGACCTGGCCGTGGCCACGGTCCTGGGTGCGCTCCTCAAGCAGGCCGGGTACCGCTTCCGCCACGCCGCCTCGGGGGAGACTGGGCTGGAGGCTCTCGAGCGCGGCGCGTTCGATGGCGTGATCTGTGATCTGCAGCTTCCGGGGATACAGGGGCTCGAGGTCCTTGGCGCGATCCGCAAGCGCTGGCCCGAGCTGCCGGTCGTGATGCTCACGGCCCACGGGAGCGTGCCGGTGGCCGTGGAGGCCATGCGTGCGGGGGCGGCCGACTTCCTGCTCAAGCCCTTCGACCGCGAGGCGCTGCTCTTCGTGCTCGAGAAGGCGCTGGCCGTGCACGCGGCGGGACACGAGGCGTCGTGCGCCGAGGCGACCTCGCGTGGCGGCGACGGGGGTGAGAGGGAGAGTGAGCTCCTCGGCGACTCGCCTCCCATGCAGGAGCTCAGGCGCGTCATCGCGCGTCTCGCGCCCACCGACTCTACGGTGCTGATCCAGGGCGAGACGGGTACCGGCAAGGAGCTGGTGGCGCGGGAGCTCCATCGCCTGAGCCGGCGCAGCCGCGGGGCGCTCGTGGCCGTGCACTGCGCGGGACTTCCCGAGGCGCTGCTCGAGAGCGAGCTCTTCGGCTACGAGAAAGGAGCCTTCACCGGCGCGGCCTGTCGCAAGCCCGGCCGCGTCGAGCTCGCGCAGGGCGGGACGCTCTTTCTCGACGAGATCGGCGAGCTCGGCCCCGCAATGCAGGTCAAGCTGCTCCGGCTGCTGCAGGAGAGGCGTTTCGAGCGCCTCGGGGGCCTCGAGAGCGTCGTCGCCGACGTGCGATTTCTCGCCGCGACGCACCGCGACCTGGCCCAAGAGGTAGCGAGGGGCGGCTTTCGGGAGGACCTGTACTATCGGCTGAGCGTCGTTCCTCTCACCGTGCCGCCGCTCCGCGAGCGAGGCAAGGACCTCCGGGCGCTGGCGGTTCGGTTCTGCGCCGAGGTCGCGCGCTCGACGGGGCGCGGAGGCGTGCGACTCACCGACGGGGCGCAGGCGGCGCTCGAGGCCGAGCTCTGGCGGGGGAACGTGCGGCAGCTCCGCAACATCGTCGAGCGCATGGTCGTGCTCGGTGACGGTGAGGTGATCGACAGCGACGCGGTGCGGGCCGCGCTTACCTGGGCGGGCTCTCCTGTCTCCGCGGTGGCGGGCCCACCCGGGAGTCCGGCCACTTCCTCTGCGCCGAGGACGCTCGAGGCCCAGCGAGGGGAGGCCGAGCGCGCGGCGCTCCTGCAGGCGCTCGCCCGCTCGGGCAACAACCGCTCTCTCGCGGCCCGCGTCCTCGGCATCAGCCGCCGCACCCTCTACAACAAGCTCGCGGAGCACGGTCTGCTCGACGAGGCGTGA
- a CDS encoding UbiA family prenyltransferase, with protein MHADTQHATAAVRPAPVLSAHFWRDMACTMRPYLMFVSGAAGLAGLAVAPSPPAWAFVVGFLAAFASYGFGQALTDVFQTDTDALSARYRPLVQGRLSRRDVLLVSLVGLLGCGMVFLLLNRQNGLLALLGVLGLATYTPAKRRFWAGPCWNAAIVALLPLMTYLGGSERGALDALRGPVLPPVLLSVFFGYAVFVVLGYLKDVSADRATGYRTVVVRFGWVPSVLVSALFALVSAGASGRVLVAADTVTAPAAVLGWTLWGAGLLSYGQAHFVLLRVRDEHLAHLGIVPALRAFVLQHLALVALYKPLLAPLLVPYAVLAEWAWEGRPERRQV; from the coding sequence ATGCACGCCGACACCCAGCACGCGACGGCCGCCGTGCGGCCTGCACCTGTCCTCTCGGCTCACTTCTGGCGCGACATGGCTTGCACCATGCGGCCGTACCTCATGTTCGTCTCCGGGGCGGCCGGGCTCGCCGGCCTCGCGGTGGCGCCGTCGCCGCCGGCCTGGGCGTTCGTCGTCGGCTTTCTCGCGGCCTTCGCCAGCTATGGCTTTGGCCAGGCGCTGACGGACGTCTTTCAGACCGACACCGACGCGCTCTCCGCGCGATACCGGCCGCTCGTTCAGGGTCGGCTCTCGCGCCGGGACGTGCTCCTGGTCAGCCTCGTCGGGCTTCTCGGCTGCGGGATGGTCTTTCTGCTCCTGAACCGCCAGAACGGGCTCCTCGCCCTCCTCGGCGTGCTCGGCCTGGCGACCTACACGCCTGCCAAGCGGCGCTTCTGGGCGGGGCCCTGCTGGAACGCCGCGATCGTGGCTCTCTTGCCGCTCATGACCTACCTCGGGGGGAGCGAGCGGGGGGCGCTCGACGCGCTGCGCGGGCCGGTGCTGCCCCCGGTGCTGCTGAGCGTCTTCTTCGGCTACGCCGTCTTCGTGGTGCTCGGGTATCTGAAGGACGTGAGCGCGGATCGCGCAACGGGCTACCGGACGGTCGTGGTCCGCTTCGGCTGGGTTCCGAGCGTCCTGGTGAGCGCTCTCTTCGCGCTCGTCAGCGCGGGCGCGAGCGGTCGGGTGCTCGTGGCGGCGGACACGGTCACAGCACCAGCCGCGGTCCTCGGCTGGACGCTCTGGGGCGCGGGGCTCCTCTCCTACGGGCAGGCCCATTTCGTGCTCCTGCGCGTGCGCGACGAGCACCTCGCCCACCTCGGGATCGTCCCGGCGCTGCGGGCCTTCGTGCTTCAGCACCTGGCGCTGGTCGCGCTCTACAAGCCGTTGCTCGCTCCGCTGCTCGTCCCCTACGCCGTGCTCGCCGAATGGGCCTGGGAGGGGCGTCCCGAAAGGAGGCAGGTCTGA
- a CDS encoding pyridoxal phosphate-dependent aminotransferase family protein: MTTTPFDRALESGVPVILEAPPARDLFDKCRRYGPMVEAMRRTGVYERFYRPVVEGALDHAVEVRTGPGTSRRLSCFDSNSYLHLHRHPRVVAAVRGALDEVGYGTPSAQLLCGTSRYLCELEETVAAFHGRPAALVFSSGYAANLGTIGALLGPEDALLVDRHSHASIHDGGRAGRSAGRRAYAHRDVAELEASLAALESERRGGVLIATDGLFSMHGTVAPLPELAWLARRYRARLLVDEAHATGVLGPTGRGLEDHFGLPGAVDVLVGTFSKAPGTIGGYVVGDEELIEYLRFHARSAVFTAALPAALCAGVTEAFRVMEREPEHRERLWQNVARFARDLRELGLPVLPEPTPIFMLPVGAEDALPSVAGSLFAAGIKAGYVTHPVVPRGEAAVRLSVTARHTAEELDRAAEALAIALRGLRAEGSAA, translated from the coding sequence ATGACAACCACCCCCTTCGATCGTGCACTCGAGAGCGGCGTTCCCGTGATCCTGGAGGCGCCGCCCGCGCGCGACCTCTTCGACAAGTGTCGCCGCTACGGCCCCATGGTGGAGGCGATGCGTCGAACCGGCGTCTACGAGCGGTTCTATCGGCCGGTGGTCGAGGGGGCGCTCGATCACGCCGTGGAGGTTCGCACGGGCCCTGGCACGAGCCGGCGCCTGAGCTGCTTCGATTCGAACAGCTACCTTCACCTGCATCGCCATCCGCGCGTGGTGGCCGCCGTGCGGGGCGCGCTCGACGAGGTGGGTTACGGCACCCCGAGCGCCCAGCTCCTCTGCGGCACGAGCCGCTACCTCTGCGAGCTCGAAGAGACGGTCGCCGCGTTTCACGGGCGTCCCGCGGCGCTCGTCTTCTCCAGCGGCTACGCGGCGAACCTGGGGACGATCGGCGCGCTCCTGGGTCCGGAGGATGCGCTGCTCGTGGACCGGCACAGCCACGCGAGCATCCACGACGGCGGTCGCGCCGGGCGGAGCGCTGGACGGCGGGCCTACGCCCATCGCGACGTGGCCGAGCTCGAGGCGTCGCTCGCCGCGCTGGAATCCGAGCGGCGAGGGGGCGTGCTCATCGCCACGGATGGCCTGTTCAGCATGCACGGGACGGTCGCGCCACTCCCCGAGCTTGCGTGGCTCGCGAGGCGCTACCGGGCGAGGCTCCTCGTGGATGAGGCCCACGCGACCGGTGTGCTCGGTCCGACGGGGCGCGGCCTCGAGGACCACTTCGGCCTGCCGGGTGCGGTGGACGTGCTCGTCGGCACCTTCAGCAAGGCTCCGGGAACGATCGGCGGCTACGTGGTCGGGGACGAGGAGCTGATCGAGTACCTACGTTTTCACGCCCGCTCGGCGGTCTTCACGGCGGCCCTGCCGGCGGCCCTCTGCGCCGGAGTCACCGAGGCCTTCCGGGTCATGGAGCGCGAGCCCGAGCACCGGGAGCGCCTCTGGCAGAACGTCGCGCGTTTCGCCCGTGACCTGCGCGAGCTCGGGTTACCGGTACTGCCCGAGCCGACGCCCATCTTCATGCTCCCCGTCGGTGCGGAGGACGCCCTTCCGAGCGTGGCCGGGAGCCTCTTCGCCGCCGGGATCAAGGCCGGCTACGTGACCCATCCGGTGGTGCCACGCGGCGAGGCGGCCGTGCGCTTGAGCGTCACCGCACGCCACACGGCCGAGGAGCTCGACCGCGCCGCCGAGGCGCTGGCCATCGCGCTGCGGGGCCTCCGCGCAGAAGGGAGCGCCGCGTGA
- a CDS encoding S8 family serine peptidase, translated as MRNNREQRLGYLVEGRPRRPLASAAALVVVAALAGCSADRSEPVGSSRAKLVAGAPHNGIYIVVLAKGASPQGVAHAAGVAAVHRYQHALNGFAAPLSSQAIAALTANPNVAYIAPDQELHAVAQTLPTGIRRAGADSNATARIDGKSDPMNVDVAVIDTGTGPHADLNVVGGENFVPKGKYGGPIDPLAYQDGNGHGTHVGGTIGAIDNGAGVVGMAPGARLWSLRVLDNSGSGSWAGIIAAIDRLTSWAGTPGRPRVANMSLGGGGYPSSCDAECVCAYTAVSGRDAMHEAICKSVKAGITYVVAAGNESCDVDACTPYGQGRAAVPATYREAITVSALADFNGQSGGGASATCRVDQDDTLADFSNFGAGAGAIDLMAPGVCITSTWLSGGYNTISGTSMATPHVTGAAALLLAASPSLAPAEVLAGLLAGADPLPCGSGGCADDPDGVAEPLLAVRGSFVPGACTLDSECDDGNLCNGVESCASGSCTAGSALSCNDGSACTQDACDPTLGCVFSAISCTDGNSCTADTCDAAVGCLFTPISGCTSCLPVGASCETSSQCCSSSCGGKRGNKTCR; from the coding sequence ATGCGGAATAATAGAGAACAGAGGCTCGGGTATCTCGTGGAGGGAAGGCCCAGGAGGCCCCTCGCTTCTGCGGCGGCGCTGGTCGTCGTCGCAGCTCTGGCGGGATGCAGTGCGGACCGCTCGGAGCCGGTGGGGAGCTCGCGTGCGAAGCTCGTAGCGGGTGCGCCGCACAACGGCATCTATATCGTGGTGCTCGCGAAGGGGGCGAGCCCGCAAGGCGTGGCCCATGCAGCAGGGGTCGCCGCGGTGCATAGGTATCAGCACGCGCTGAACGGCTTTGCGGCCCCGCTCTCGAGTCAGGCCATCGCCGCGCTGACCGCGAATCCGAACGTCGCGTACATCGCGCCGGACCAGGAGCTCCACGCGGTGGCGCAGACCCTTCCCACGGGCATCCGGCGCGCCGGCGCGGACAGCAACGCCACCGCGCGCATCGACGGCAAGTCGGACCCCATGAACGTGGACGTCGCCGTGATCGACACCGGAACGGGACCTCACGCGGACCTCAACGTGGTGGGTGGCGAGAACTTCGTGCCTAAGGGCAAGTACGGCGGACCGATCGATCCGCTGGCTTACCAGGACGGCAATGGTCACGGGACGCACGTCGGAGGCACGATCGGCGCGATCGACAACGGTGCCGGGGTGGTGGGGATGGCTCCCGGGGCGCGCCTCTGGTCCCTGCGCGTCCTCGATAATTCGGGCTCCGGAAGCTGGGCCGGGATCATCGCGGCCATCGATCGTTTGACCTCGTGGGCCGGCACGCCGGGGCGTCCGCGCGTGGCCAACATGAGCCTCGGGGGGGGCGGATACCCCTCGAGCTGCGATGCCGAATGCGTTTGTGCGTACACCGCAGTCAGCGGACGCGACGCGATGCACGAGGCGATCTGCAAGTCCGTCAAGGCGGGGATCACCTACGTCGTGGCGGCGGGCAACGAGAGCTGCGACGTGGACGCCTGCACGCCGTACGGCCAGGGCCGGGCCGCGGTCCCAGCCACCTACCGCGAGGCGATCACCGTCTCGGCGCTGGCCGACTTCAACGGTCAGTCTGGGGGGGGCGCGAGCGCGACCTGTCGCGTGGACCAGGACGACACGCTGGCGGACTTCTCGAACTTCGGCGCGGGTGCCGGAGCGATCGATCTGATGGCGCCGGGAGTCTGCATCACCTCGACGTGGCTTTCGGGCGGCTACAACACGATCAGCGGCACCAGCATGGCGACGCCCCACGTGACCGGCGCCGCGGCGCTGCTGCTGGCGGCTTCGCCGTCGCTCGCTCCGGCGGAGGTCCTCGCGGGCCTGCTCGCCGGCGCGGATCCGCTCCCGTGCGGCTCCGGAGGCTGCGCCGACGACCCGGACGGCGTGGCCGAGCCGCTGCTCGCCGTGCGCGGCAGCTTCGTCCCGGGGGCCTGCACGCTCGACAGCGAGTGCGACGACGGAAACCTCTGCAACGGGGTCGAGAGCTGCGCGAGCGGGAGCTGCACCGCCGGCTCGGCGCTCTCGTGCAACGACGGGAGCGCCTGTACCCAGGATGCCTGCGACCCGACCCTGGGCTGCGTCTTCAGCGCGATCTCGTGCACGGACGGCAATAGCTGCACCGCGGACACCTGCGATGCGGCTGTAGGCTGCCTCTTCACGCCGATCTCGGGCTGCACCTCCTGTCTGCCCGTGGGCGCGTCCTGCGAGACCTCGAGCCAGTGCTGCTCGTCGAGCTGCGGCGGGAAGCGCGGCAACAAGACCTGCCGGTAG
- the hflX gene encoding GTPase HflX yields MRERPKHAVLASVQQPGVSDAELASSLDELARLAETLGLEVVGRITQRRPSAGAAAVLGSGKLKELARYTGGTGRVPPGASRRQKGAQPNEEEEDDGAEGAELVAELEAELAPDSDLEEAPPAETGPDGAKQATVVIFDHDLTPSQLRNLEAATGAEVLDRSSVILAIFQRHARTREARLQVEIARLNYLTPRLREARGGADRQRGGIGGKGAGESALELDRRRVRDRIAELRQELVALERDVGQRRSRRSQLDTVALVGYTNAGKSSLMRALTGSEVLVEDQLFATLDTATRVLQPLTHPRILVSDTVGFIKKLPHDLVASFRSTLEEARGAALLLHVVDAADPAWRSQLEVTRTVLGELDAGENPTLVVLNKADRLDPEVRRALAEELPDALIISAKRPEDVAALRERILGFFERDMVEGELFVPYRAQRLVHATYEACRVLGETHEETGTRLRVRAPAALLEELRQRIDAEASSGS; encoded by the coding sequence ATGCGCGAACGCCCGAAACATGCAGTACTCGCCAGTGTCCAGCAACCGGGAGTGAGCGACGCCGAGCTCGCCTCCTCGCTCGACGAGCTGGCACGCCTCGCCGAGACGCTCGGGCTCGAGGTGGTCGGCCGGATCACGCAGCGACGCCCGAGCGCCGGGGCCGCCGCCGTGCTCGGGTCGGGCAAGCTCAAGGAGCTGGCGCGCTACACGGGCGGGACCGGACGCGTGCCACCCGGCGCCTCGCGCCGGCAGAAGGGGGCGCAGCCGAACGAAGAGGAAGAGGACGACGGCGCAGAGGGGGCCGAGCTGGTCGCCGAGCTCGAGGCGGAGCTCGCCCCCGACTCCGACCTAGAGGAGGCGCCGCCAGCCGAGACGGGACCCGACGGTGCGAAGCAGGCCACGGTGGTCATCTTCGACCACGACCTCACCCCCTCGCAGCTCCGCAACCTCGAGGCCGCCACGGGCGCGGAGGTGCTGGACCGCTCCTCGGTCATCCTCGCCATCTTCCAGCGCCACGCCCGCACGCGGGAGGCGCGCCTGCAGGTGGAGATCGCGCGGCTCAACTACCTCACGCCGCGACTCCGCGAGGCGCGCGGAGGAGCCGACCGCCAGCGTGGTGGCATCGGCGGCAAGGGTGCCGGCGAGTCGGCGCTCGAGCTCGACCGGCGACGGGTGCGCGACCGCATTGCCGAGCTGCGGCAGGAGCTCGTCGCGCTCGAGCGGGACGTGGGCCAGCGGCGGTCCCGACGGAGCCAGCTCGATACGGTCGCGCTCGTCGGCTACACGAACGCGGGCAAGTCCTCCCTCATGCGGGCGCTCACCGGCAGCGAGGTGCTGGTCGAGGATCAGCTCTTCGCCACGCTGGACACCGCCACCCGCGTGCTCCAGCCGCTCACCCACCCGCGCATCCTGGTCTCCGACACGGTGGGCTTCATCAAGAAGCTCCCCCACGACCTCGTGGCCTCCTTTCGCTCCACGCTCGAGGAGGCCCGCGGCGCGGCGCTCCTCCTGCACGTCGTGGACGCGGCCGACCCCGCCTGGCGCTCCCAGCTCGAGGTGACGCGCACGGTCCTCGGCGAGCTCGACGCCGGCGAGAACCCGACCCTGGTCGTGCTGAACAAAGCCGACCGCCTCGACCCCGAGGTGCGGCGGGCCCTCGCGGAGGAGCTCCCCGACGCCCTGATCATCTCGGCCAAGCGTCCGGAGGACGTCGCGGCCTTGCGCGAGCGCATCCTCGGCTTCTTCGAGCGCGACATGGTGGAGGGCGAGCTCTTCGTCCCCTACCGCGCGCAGCGCCTGGTGCACGCGACCTACGAAGCCTGCCGGGTGCTCGGCGAGACGCACGAGGAGACCGGAACGCGGCTGCGCGTGCGGGCTCCCGCGGCCCTGCTCGAGGAGCTGCGGCAGCGGATCGACGCCGAGGCCAGCTCGGGTTCGTGA
- a CDS encoding MBL fold metallo-hydrolase translates to MGPRTAHFDGRRFLNQVPAREKRALDVLRWWWTRKPPEWPEKLPTPAPGPRPPARVREPGRVRVTFINHATVLLQLDGVNVLTDPVYSDRVGPWSGVGPKRHRPPGIAFADLPPIDLVLISHNHYDHLDLPTLRRLAERHRPRILVPLGNRALLERHGIPGGEEYDWGQSARHGHLRVTLSPSRHWSGRGLADRSRTLWAAYVVQGSAGAVYFAGDTGWGPHFAEARRRFGPFRLALLPIGSYEPRWFMADSHLSPEEALRAHLALGAATSVAIHFGTFRLSDENWDDPPRALAAVLSQYRVPRSRFWVLEGGEARELLAR, encoded by the coding sequence GTGGGCCCCCGGACGGCCCACTTCGACGGCCGGCGCTTCCTGAACCAGGTGCCCGCGCGGGAGAAGCGCGCGCTCGACGTGCTGCGCTGGTGGTGGACGCGGAAGCCTCCGGAGTGGCCCGAAAAGCTCCCCACGCCCGCTCCGGGCCCACGGCCCCCGGCGCGGGTGCGCGAGCCGGGACGGGTGCGCGTCACCTTCATCAACCACGCGACGGTGCTCCTGCAGCTCGACGGCGTGAATGTCCTCACCGACCCGGTCTACTCGGATCGCGTCGGCCCCTGGTCCGGGGTGGGCCCGAAGCGCCACCGGCCCCCCGGGATCGCCTTCGCCGACCTCCCGCCGATCGACCTCGTCTTGATCAGCCACAACCACTACGACCATCTCGACCTCCCCACCTTGCGGCGCCTCGCCGAGCGACACCGGCCGCGGATCCTCGTGCCGCTCGGCAACCGCGCGCTCCTCGAGCGGCACGGCATCCCCGGGGGGGAGGAGTACGACTGGGGACAGAGCGCTCGCCACGGCCACCTGCGAGTCACGCTCTCGCCGTCGCGGCACTGGTCGGGGCGCGGTCTCGCGGATCGGTCGAGAACCCTATGGGCGGCCTACGTCGTGCAGGGCAGCGCCGGAGCGGTCTACTTCGCCGGGGACACCGGCTGGGGTCCGCACTTCGCCGAGGCGCGGCGACGGTTCGGGCCCTTCCGCCTCGCGCTCCTGCCGATCGGCTCGTACGAGCCACGCTGGTTCATGGCCGACTCGCACCTCTCGCCGGAGGAGGCTCTGCGGGCCCACCTCGCGCTCGGTGCTGCCACGAGCGTGGCGATCCACTTCGGCACCTTTCGCCTCTCCGACGAGAACTGGGACGATCCCCCCCGGGCTCTCGCGGCGGTGCTCTCGCAGTACCGCGTGCCGCGCTCGCGCTTCTGGGTGCTGGAGGGGGGAGAGGCGCGCGAGCTCCTCGCGCGGTGA
- a CDS encoding amidohydrolase family protein, giving the protein MTARARRAILLVDHGSRRAEANALLERVARLVAVKAGPEMVVRHAHLELAPPTVPEGLAACVAAGAREIAVHPYMLAPGRHAAEDIPRLVAEAAALYPEVNIRVTEPLGLHPAISELVLERCGLPVVGETTGETTMTDKRVIDMWAPLLPVPEMVKHVVGHFPAAMLGYLRVFWKLEPTAEALAQVLAGRELPEEQVVALLDAGGIGRSLITGFDETTNAGMAFMSNEVVAGVAERHPGRFIPFAGIDVGAGMRGVRELERLVRERGFRGLSLRPFMTGLPADDRRYYPLYAKCVELDIPVSVHSSANWSAERDNELGHPRHLGVVATDFPELKLIVSHGGYPWVLEAVLLAWKHEHLYLELAAHRPRYFATPGTGWEPLMRFGQTTIQDKVLFGTGWFLIGRPPGELLAEFRSLPLEPRVLDKWLFGNAERLLGLASAPP; this is encoded by the coding sequence ATGACCGCGAGGGCGCGGCGAGCGATTCTCCTCGTGGACCACGGAAGCCGGCGCGCAGAGGCCAACGCGCTTCTCGAGCGCGTGGCGAGACTCGTGGCCGTCAAGGCCGGACCCGAGATGGTCGTGCGGCACGCGCACCTGGAGCTCGCTCCCCCGACGGTTCCTGAGGGGCTCGCGGCCTGCGTCGCGGCCGGCGCGCGCGAGATCGCCGTGCACCCGTACATGCTGGCTCCCGGGCGGCACGCCGCGGAAGACATCCCGCGGCTGGTGGCTGAGGCGGCGGCGCTCTATCCCGAGGTGAACATCCGCGTCACCGAACCGCTCGGTTTGCACCCCGCGATCAGCGAGCTGGTGCTCGAGCGCTGCGGGCTGCCCGTGGTGGGAGAAACGACCGGAGAAACGACCATGACCGACAAGCGCGTCATCGACATGTGGGCCCCGCTCCTGCCAGTGCCCGAGATGGTGAAGCACGTGGTGGGGCACTTCCCGGCCGCGATGCTCGGGTACCTGCGCGTCTTCTGGAAGCTGGAGCCGACCGCCGAGGCGCTCGCCCAGGTCCTGGCCGGACGCGAGCTCCCCGAGGAGCAGGTGGTGGCGCTCCTCGACGCGGGAGGGATCGGGCGGTCGCTCATCACCGGCTTCGACGAGACCACGAACGCCGGGATGGCCTTCATGTCCAACGAGGTGGTGGCCGGCGTGGCCGAGCGGCACCCGGGGCGCTTCATCCCCTTCGCAGGGATCGACGTGGGGGCGGGGATGCGGGGCGTGCGCGAGCTCGAGCGGCTGGTGCGCGAGCGAGGGTTTCGCGGGCTCAGCCTGCGCCCCTTCATGACCGGGCTTCCGGCCGACGACCGGCGGTACTACCCGCTCTACGCCAAGTGCGTGGAGCTCGACATCCCCGTGAGCGTGCACAGCTCGGCCAACTGGTCGGCCGAGAGAGACAACGAACTCGGCCACCCGCGGCACCTGGGCGTCGTGGCGACGGACTTTCCGGAGCTGAAGCTCATCGTGAGCCACGGCGGCTATCCGTGGGTGCTCGAGGCGGTCCTTCTCGCCTGGAAGCACGAGCACCTCTACCTCGAGCTGGCGGCGCATAGACCGCGCTACTTCGCGACGCCCGGCACGGGATGGGAGCCACTCATGCGCTTCGGGCAGACGACGATCCAGGACAAGGTGCTCTTCGGCACGGGCTGGTTTCTGATCGGGCGACCGCCGGGGGAGCTCTTGGCCGAGTTCCGGTCCCTGCCGCTCGAGCCGCGCGTGCTCGACAAGTGGCTCTTCGGCAACGCCGAGCGGCTGCTCGGGCTCGCGTCGGCGCCGCCGTAG